From a region of the Paenibacillus lutimineralis genome:
- a CDS encoding sensor histidine kinase, producing the protein MRNQLTLLIFILLPLSIVSFMTFFLIKDVVIDKVQNSRQNVVNVMAGDMEKSVEDIIYASNLFRYNALYDDLHAFKNVDQIASSEDYKRYGRISEMLDLAFSKTSGLKALVFYVNKAQFQIGTAGADYDANNRIEAISSEWITERWKKEANPERIYWFNVPAGQGELYDIDESNYLFVKVIKEHNGNDYLGVLYVAVSHRYFHQLFEGIGAGQIGLYEADGNPILLYPQQSELESVPEVIELQSNVSRTGWKVVYRFSPKEITDEITNIFFLYGLVLGVSALIFIALSIVLAKRIHRPLFKLQRIAEKFGDGNRLVRFPVTGSDEFGVLGKAFNNMLDQINQLISDVEQEQEEKRIIELQALFSQIRPHFLINTLNSIKCDLLLAGDSIRGRQIEALMSLLRAYMRVNDKSTLRQECKLLQDYVDIMKVRSRLRLYLIVDLPENLESFEVPRLVLQPLVENAIVHGFANPPDYAEIEVQISETESGVIIQVKDNGIGMEEAQIDRLRTILKEETYAQENRRVGLLNTLRRLRLTYGPNATIDVLRNEDAGTTFIMFIPKPEESNQQREQAEYIVVDDDKCPR; encoded by the coding sequence ATGCGGAATCAGCTGACTTTGTTAATTTTTATCCTGCTTCCGCTGTCCATCGTTTCATTCATGACCTTTTTCCTGATCAAGGATGTTGTCATCGATAAGGTACAGAACTCGCGTCAGAATGTAGTCAATGTAATGGCCGGAGATATGGAAAAGAGTGTGGAGGACATCATATACGCTTCGAACTTATTCAGATACAACGCGCTATATGATGATTTGCATGCATTCAAGAATGTGGACCAGATTGCTTCTTCGGAAGATTATAAGAGATACGGACGGATTTCTGAAATGCTGGACCTAGCCTTTTCCAAGACTTCCGGTCTGAAAGCGCTTGTATTCTATGTGAACAAAGCCCAGTTCCAGATCGGAACTGCCGGTGCTGATTACGATGCCAATAATAGGATCGAGGCGATATCATCGGAATGGATTACAGAACGATGGAAGAAAGAGGCTAATCCGGAGCGGATTTATTGGTTTAACGTGCCTGCTGGGCAAGGAGAATTGTACGATATTGATGAATCAAATTATCTTTTTGTGAAGGTGATCAAAGAACATAACGGCAATGATTACTTGGGGGTGCTGTACGTAGCGGTTTCCCACAGGTACTTTCATCAGTTGTTCGAAGGCATCGGAGCAGGGCAGATCGGCTTGTATGAAGCGGACGGGAACCCGATTCTTTTATACCCGCAGCAATCAGAGCTTGAATCCGTCCCCGAAGTTATCGAATTGCAGTCAAATGTTTCGAGAACGGGTTGGAAAGTGGTGTATCGGTTTTCACCTAAGGAGATTACGGACGAGATAACGAATATATTTTTTCTGTACGGGCTAGTGCTCGGCGTATCGGCCCTTATTTTTATCGCTCTGTCCATCGTCTTGGCGAAACGGATTCATCGACCGTTATTCAAGCTGCAGAGGATTGCGGAGAAATTCGGAGACGGGAATCGGCTTGTGCGATTCCCTGTAACAGGTTCCGACGAATTCGGGGTCCTGGGCAAGGCCTTTAATAATATGCTGGATCAGATCAACCAGTTGATCTCAGACGTTGAGCAGGAGCAGGAGGAGAAGCGGATTATTGAGCTGCAGGCTCTGTTCTCCCAAATTCGACCTCATTTCTTGATAAACACTTTGAATTCCATCAAATGCGATTTGCTGCTTGCTGGGGATTCCATCCGCGGCCGGCAGATCGAAGCTTTAATGAGTCTCTTAAGAGCGTATATGCGTGTGAACGATAAGAGTACGCTAAGGCAGGAGTGTAAGCTGCTCCAGGATTATGTTGATATCATGAAGGTCAGAAGCCGTTTACGGCTTTACCTGATCGTAGATCTTCCGGAAAATCTGGAGTCATTCGAAGTTCCACGCCTTGTGCTGCAGCCTCTTGTAGAGAATGCGATCGTACACGGTTTTGCAAATCCGCCCGATTATGCAGAGATTGAGGTTCAAATCAGCGAGACGGAGTCAGGGGTGATCATACAGGTGAAAGATAACGGGATCGGCATGGAAGAAGCACAGATCGATCGGCTCAGGACAATACTTAAGGAGGAAACGTATGCCCAGGAAAATCGCAGAGTTGGGTTGTTAAACACGCTCAGGCGCTTGCGTTTAACTTACGGACCTAATGCAACAATAGACGTGCTGCGAAATGAGGATGCCGGCACCACTTTTATCATGTTTATTCCCAAACCTGAAGAGAGCAACCAGCAACGAGAGCAGGCCGAATATATTGTTGTCGATGACGATAAGTGTCCAAGGTAA
- a CDS encoding ABC transporter substrate-binding protein, which yields MKRFKMLLISFLAFALVTGCGSSGGNSPANDQASGNTDGNQAATQPKEEDKKQDKVTIKYYTWYNGSQFEDIQKIVDNFEKENPGIHVEPIQLVDNANSTDFYKKLDIMSAADDPIDVIQFSHVDFIIERAARGVLAPIDDDLKNNNIDPANDFYVNPVYQGKVYGLQDMASPWVVIINKQALDEANLPVPEWGWTWDDFRDYAKKLNRGEGADKQFGAYFHTWGEYVGFPAYSEKPHPYLSQDQQPIFNDESYKQFFELRRAMEKEDKSVKPFSEIVGAKLHYASEFFSGKAAMVPTATFIVGMIKDQEKYPHDFQTVFAPLPRSSDSAEIGSSYIGGDYLSVGTSSKHKEEAYKFIEYVALQTDVIRDFPGYKKTDASKVIQALVGPDAALIEEESLKATVFDSRAKTVYDANWTTDYAGQMKKVIEDGFSAFMLDNLTFEAAQKQMMDDANKIISQAKK from the coding sequence ATGAAAAGGTTCAAAATGTTATTGATCAGCTTCCTTGCGTTTGCATTGGTCACAGGATGCGGTTCAAGCGGGGGAAATTCGCCGGCGAACGATCAGGCATCAGGCAATACGGATGGAAATCAGGCCGCAACTCAGCCGAAAGAGGAAGACAAGAAACAGGATAAGGTTACGATCAAATACTACACTTGGTACAATGGTTCACAATTCGAGGATATACAGAAGATTGTCGATAACTTTGAGAAGGAGAACCCTGGTATCCATGTAGAACCGATACAGCTTGTAGATAACGCAAACAGCACCGACTTCTATAAGAAATTGGATATTATGAGCGCAGCAGACGATCCTATTGACGTCATTCAATTCTCTCATGTCGACTTTATTATCGAGCGGGCAGCGCGAGGCGTCCTGGCTCCGATCGACGATGATCTGAAGAATAATAACATCGATCCTGCTAACGACTTCTACGTCAATCCGGTCTATCAGGGTAAGGTCTACGGTCTTCAGGATATGGCCAGCCCTTGGGTGGTTATTATCAATAAACAGGCCCTCGATGAAGCAAATCTTCCGGTTCCGGAATGGGGCTGGACCTGGGATGATTTCCGTGATTATGCGAAAAAGTTGAATAGGGGCGAAGGAGCAGATAAACAATTCGGAGCTTACTTCCATACTTGGGGAGAGTACGTGGGCTTCCCGGCATACTCCGAAAAGCCGCATCCGTATCTGTCCCAAGATCAGCAGCCGATATTCAACGACGAATCCTACAAGCAATTTTTCGAGCTGCGCCGCGCTATGGAGAAGGAAGACAAATCGGTCAAGCCGTTCTCTGAGATCGTTGGTGCCAAGCTTCATTACGCTTCAGAATTTTTCAGCGGGAAAGCAGCTATGGTGCCTACAGCAACATTTATTGTAGGAATGATCAAGGATCAAGAGAAATATCCACATGATTTCCAGACTGTCTTTGCGCCTCTACCTCGTTCGTCCGATAGCGCGGAAATCGGATCTTCTTATATCGGCGGGGACTACCTATCCGTGGGCACTTCTTCCAAGCACAAAGAAGAAGCTTATAAATTCATTGAATATGTAGCTCTGCAGACCGATGTCATTCGAGATTTCCCAGGCTACAAGAAGACAGATGCCAGCAAAGTAATCCAAGCTCTGGTCGGCCCGGACGCTGCGTTGATCGAGGAGGAATCCTTGAAAGCGACAGTCTTTGACAGTAGAGCGAAAACGGTCTACGACGCGAACTGGACTACCGATTATGCAGGGCAGATGAAGAAGGTTATCGAGGACGGCTTCAGCGCTTTTATGCTTGACAATCTCACGTTCGAAGCCGCACAGAAGCAAATGATGGATGATGCCAATAAAATCATCAGCCAAGCGAAAAAATGA
- a CDS encoding alpha-L-fucosidase, whose amino-acid sequence MNNELKKQPSDYVMALPTPEQLAWQDKELGLFCHFGMNTFCDQEWGEGNDSPALFNPKELDARQWVRTAKEAGFRYFVLTAKHHDGFCLWPTSTTDYSVASSPWKNGQGDVVRECANACREEGMGFGIYVSPWDRHEPCYSDPEKYDDFYCRQLEELLTGYGPLVEIWFDGAGSEGREYDWRRIIGLVKQHQPEAMIFNMGAPTIRWVGNEDGLAPYPCWNTAKTAKGSMFSEASLQWLPETPDWVPAECDVPIRKDHWFWHPNDEDSLLTLEQLMDIYYRSVGHGATLLLNVSPDDRGLLPEVDAKRLLELGEEIRRRFSHSLAEIEGCGEMLELELTKASLIDHVVLMEDIEYGERVRQYVLEVHADGEWKEIVHGSAIGHKKIDALTPINADKIRLRLTESVANPIIRKFAVYSSQ is encoded by the coding sequence ATGAATAATGAATTGAAGAAGCAGCCATCGGATTATGTTATGGCTCTGCCGACCCCAGAGCAACTAGCTTGGCAGGATAAGGAGCTTGGCTTGTTCTGCCATTTCGGAATGAATACATTCTGTGATCAAGAATGGGGAGAAGGCAATGATTCACCTGCTCTGTTCAATCCGAAGGAACTGGATGCACGGCAATGGGTTAGAACGGCAAAAGAGGCGGGATTCCGCTATTTCGTTCTGACAGCGAAGCATCATGACGGGTTCTGCCTCTGGCCAACCTCGACGACCGATTATTCCGTCGCTTCTAGTCCTTGGAAGAATGGACAAGGCGATGTTGTTAGAGAATGTGCGAACGCCTGCCGTGAGGAAGGGATGGGCTTCGGCATCTATGTGTCTCCCTGGGACAGACACGAGCCATGCTACTCGGATCCCGAGAAATATGACGACTTCTACTGCCGTCAATTAGAGGAATTGCTTACTGGTTACGGGCCACTAGTGGAAATCTGGTTCGACGGCGCTGGCTCCGAAGGCCGTGAATATGACTGGCGGCGGATCATTGGTCTTGTCAAGCAGCACCAGCCAGAGGCGATGATCTTCAATATGGGCGCTCCGACGATACGCTGGGTTGGTAATGAGGACGGACTTGCCCCATACCCTTGCTGGAATACGGCAAAGACAGCGAAAGGAAGCATGTTCAGTGAAGCATCTTTACAGTGGCTGCCGGAGACCCCAGATTGGGTGCCGGCGGAATGCGACGTACCGATCCGTAAGGATCACTGGTTCTGGCATCCGAATGATGAGGATTCCTTATTGACATTAGAGCAATTGATGGATATTTATTATCGATCGGTGGGTCATGGGGCGACCCTTCTGCTTAACGTCTCCCCGGACGATCGTGGGCTGCTGCCTGAGGTAGATGCCAAGCGCCTGCTGGAACTTGGAGAGGAGATCAGACGTAGATTCAGTCATTCTCTGGCTGAGATTGAGGGTTGCGGTGAGATGCTTGAATTGGAACTGACCAAAGCTTCGTTGATTGATCATGTCGTGCTGATGGAAGATATAGAGTACGGGGAACGGGTGCGTCAATATGTTCTTGAAGTCCATGCCGATGGAGAATGGAAGGAGATCGTTCATGGCAGCGCAATCGGCCATAAGAAGATCGATGCCCTGACACCAATAAATGCAGATAAAATCCGGTTACGGCTTACGGAGTCTGTTGCTAATCCGATCATTCGTAAATTTGCTGTATATAGCTCGCAATAG